From the Ferrigenium kumadai genome, one window contains:
- a CDS encoding c-type cytochrome, with amino-acid sequence MKVRHLIALTAALAVSSTALAAESGEAVFKKSNCASCHTLDKKSVGPALKDVAAKYKGDKGAPGKLEAKVRNGGSGSFGAMPMPATAKTVSDGDIKTMVAWILSQK; translated from the coding sequence ATGAAAGTCCGCCACCTCATCGCCCTGACCGCCGCCCTGGCCGTTTCGTCTACAGCCCTTGCCGCAGAGAGCGGCGAAGCCGTGTTCAAGAAGAGCAATTGCGCCTCTTGCCACACCCTCGACAAGAAGTCCGTAGGGCCGGCCCTGAAGGACGTTGCAGCGAAGTACAAGGGCGACAAGGGCGCACCAGGCAAGCTGGAAGCCAAGGTACGCAACGGCGGCTCCGGGTCGTTCGGCGCGATGCCGATGCCGGCCACAGCGAAGACTGTCAGCGACGGCGACATCAAGACCATGGTGGCGTGGATTCTGAGCCAGAAGTAA
- a CDS encoding ribonuclease catalytic domain-containing protein, with protein MNILYEEDGSFKVGSIMVDNTTSLQVESQSGKRSKIKAANAMLRFTQPSLSEFLPQAEQLANGIEVDFLWECCPPEEFGFEQIAAEYFGHAPNPLEAAAALIRLHGAPIYFHKKGKGRYRAAPPDVLKAALAGAEKKRQQLALQEHMTGQLTRFELPAEFADKLLQLLYKPDRNTLETKALEAACAATHLSAAHLLHRCGALPSTQDYHLNRFLFEHFPKGTGFPPVEIGTWEELPLAGANAFSIDDATTTEIDDAFSVEKLPNGNWRIGVHIAAPALGLPRDSDGDKVAAGRLSTVYMPGNKITMLPDSVVQAFTLCADSVCPALSMYNEVDAETLEILSHESRVERIHIAANLRHDTLEPLFNEETLAAGKLDYPWAAELALLWQLAQKLEALRGKPSDNSTQQVDYNFNVENDRISITTRRRGSPIDKVVSELMILVNSEWGRHIAAHGFVAIYRTQQGGKVKMSTVAAPHQGLGVAQYMWSSSPLRRYVDMVNQRQIIAMLSGGEPAYAKNDTALYAAMRDFDTMYGIYNDFQRHMERYWCLRWLQQEKIEQAEAVVLRENLVKLTDIPLVFRASSLPELPGGTRVRLAIGDIDLIDLDVQTRFIEKVDDEEAA; from the coding sequence ATGAATATCCTTTACGAAGAAGACGGCAGTTTCAAGGTCGGCAGCATCATGGTCGACAACACTACCTCGCTCCAGGTCGAAAGCCAGTCCGGCAAGCGCAGCAAGATCAAGGCAGCCAATGCAATGCTGCGTTTCACCCAGCCCTCCCTGTCCGAGTTCCTGCCGCAGGCTGAGCAGCTCGCCAACGGCATCGAGGTGGATTTCCTGTGGGAATGCTGCCCGCCGGAGGAATTCGGCTTCGAGCAGATCGCTGCCGAATATTTCGGCCACGCGCCGAATCCGCTGGAAGCGGCTGCAGCCCTGATCCGCCTGCACGGTGCGCCGATCTATTTCCACAAGAAAGGCAAGGGCCGCTATCGTGCAGCCCCCCCCGACGTCCTGAAAGCCGCGCTGGCCGGAGCCGAGAAGAAACGCCAGCAACTGGCGTTGCAGGAACACATGACCGGCCAGCTGACACGGTTCGAATTGCCCGCGGAGTTTGCCGACAAACTTCTGCAACTGCTCTACAAACCGGACCGCAACACCCTCGAGACCAAGGCGCTGGAAGCCGCTTGCGCGGCAACCCATTTGTCCGCCGCGCACCTGCTGCATCGCTGCGGTGCGCTGCCCTCCACGCAGGATTATCACCTGAACCGCTTCCTGTTCGAGCATTTCCCCAAGGGCACGGGCTTCCCGCCGGTCGAGATCGGCACATGGGAAGAGTTGCCGCTGGCCGGTGCCAATGCGTTCAGCATCGACGATGCGACCACCACCGAGATCGACGACGCGTTCTCGGTCGAAAAGCTCCCCAACGGCAATTGGCGCATCGGCGTGCATATCGCAGCCCCGGCGCTGGGACTGCCGCGCGATTCCGACGGCGACAAGGTCGCCGCCGGGCGGCTGTCCACCGTGTACATGCCCGGCAACAAGATCACCATGCTGCCGGACAGCGTGGTACAGGCGTTCACCCTGTGCGCGGACAGCGTCTGCCCGGCATTGTCCATGTACAACGAAGTGGATGCCGAAACACTGGAGATACTGAGCCACGAAAGCCGCGTCGAGCGCATCCACATCGCCGCGAACCTGCGCCACGACACGCTGGAACCGCTGTTCAACGAGGAGACGCTGGCGGCGGGCAAGCTCGACTATCCCTGGGCCGCCGAACTGGCACTGTTGTGGCAGCTGGCGCAGAAACTCGAAGCGTTGCGCGGCAAGCCGTCCGACAACAGCACGCAACAGGTCGACTACAACTTCAACGTCGAGAATGACCGCATCAGCATCACCACCCGCCGGCGCGGCTCGCCCATCGACAAGGTGGTGTCCGAACTGATGATCCTAGTGAACAGCGAATGGGGCAGGCACATTGCGGCGCACGGCTTCGTCGCCATCTACCGCACCCAGCAGGGCGGCAAGGTGAAGATGAGCACCGTCGCCGCGCCGCACCAAGGCTTGGGCGTGGCGCAATACATGTGGTCGAGCTCGCCGCTGCGCCGTTACGTGGACATGGTGAACCAGCGCCAGATCATCGCCATGCTGAGCGGCGGCGAGCCCGCCTACGCCAAGAACGACACCGCGCTGTATGCCGCGATGCGCGACTTCGACACCATGTACGGCATCTACAACGACTTCCAGCGGCACATGGAACGCTACTGGTGTTTGCGCTGGCTGCAGCAGGAAAAGATCGAACAGGCCGAAGCCGTGGTACTGCGCGAAAACCTGGTCAAGCTGACCGACATCCCCTTGGTCTTCCGCGCCTCGTCGCTGCCCGAACTGCCCGGCGGCACACGAGTGCGTCTGGCGATCGGCGACATCGACCTGATCGATCTGGATGTGCAGACGCGTTTCATCGAAAAAGT